In one Hippocampus zosterae strain Florida chromosome 10, ASM2543408v3, whole genome shotgun sequence genomic region, the following are encoded:
- the kcne4 gene encoding potassium voltage-gated channel subfamily E member 4, which produces MEDLQNSTQSSTHSLLRAQAAQRSGNVYLYILIVISFYGVFLCGIMLGYFHSKRKEKRRTNIFTRLVHDEEKRGWGALPKKHSLSFAGEAATGARSLNLALPFSGNHGNPFGQLRHESALPSPLACALCTEQSSVSSLCSSADTRLPIEEEESDSGTGDGPDETPKGAVENSGEDSG; this is translated from the coding sequence ATGGAGGATCTGCAGAACTCTACCCAGTCTTCCACACACTCTCTTCTTCGCGCGCAGGCGGCGCAAAGAAGCGGGAACGTCTATTTGTACATTCTAATCGTCATCTCTTTCTACGGAGTCTTCCTCTGCGGCATCATGCTGGGTTACTTCCACTCCAAGAGGAAGGAGAAGAGGAGGACCAACATTTTCACGCGCCTCGTGCACGATGAGGAGAAGCGGGGGTGGGGCGCGCTCCCCAAGAAGCACAGCCTCTCCTTCGCCGGGGAGGCCGCCACGGGAGCGCGCTCGTTGAACCTGGCCTTGCCGTTCTCCGGTAACCACGGCAACCCCTTCGGACAGCTTCGCCACGAGAGCGCGCTGCCCTCCCCGCTCGCGTGCGCGCTCTGCACGGAGCAAAGCAGCGTCAGCTCCCTGTGCTCCTCCGCGGACACGCGCTTGCCCATCGAGGAGGAGGAGTCGGACAGCGGCACCGGGGATGGTCCAGATGAGACCCCCAAGGGGGCAGTGGAAAACAGTGGGGAGGACTCCGGCTGA
- the acsl3a gene encoding long-chain-fatty-acid--CoA ligase 3a produces MKQKDLNPVLLLAFHLMVSIYSFFTFVPYYIFTWMLYGSEWDHAVRKKHNPVPGKLVRLLYPGLDTLPKVFEYVAMRFPHRECLGTRELISEEDELQSNGKKFSKVVLGKYHWLSYKEALSAASQFGYGLAALGQKPKHNIAIFCETRAEWMLAAMGCFMQNFTLATFYSTLGGPAIAQGLNETEVTHIITSTKLLETRLKPILVKVPKLHCIIIVDNTPTSWPDYPSGISIHNMADVQRLGAIPEKAICEQNQPIASDIAVIMYTSGSTGHPKGAMISHSNIIAAIIGLAERIPNLSEEDTYIGYLPLAHVLELSAELVCLAHGCRIGYSSPLTLADQSAKIMKGTKGDVTILQPTLMAAVPEIMDRLYKNVMAKVEEMNCVQQTLFTLAYKYKLDQLNKGYSTPLCDKLVFSKIRALLGGRVRVLFSGGAPLSADTQRFMNVCFCCPVGQGYGLTETCGAGSISQVWDYSTGRVGSPLVCCEIKLKDWVEGGYLNIDKPYPRGEILIGGPNVTMGYYKNRGDQSDFFVDESGQRWFCTGDIGEFHEDGCLKIIDRKKDLVKLQIGEYVPLGKVEATLKNCPLVDNICAYAKSDKTYVIAFVVPNQKHLQALADQYGVSGTLEELCKDQVMEELVLKVITEAAVAAQLVSFEIPRKIHLSPDPWTSDMGLVTDAFKLKRRELEMHYRNEIARMYDGE; encoded by the exons ATGAAACAAAAAGATCTGAACCCCGTACTACTGCTCGCCTTCCACCTGATGGTGTCAATTTACTCTTTCTTCACCTTCGTCCCCTACTACATTTTCACTTGGATGCTTTATGGATCTGAGTGGGACCATGCTGTAAGAAAAAAGCATAATCCAGTTCCAGGAAAACTGGTGAGATTGCTGTACCCTGGACTGGACACCCTGCCTAAGGTCTTTGAATATGTAGCTATGAGATTCCCCCACAGAGAATGCCTCGGCACAAGAGAGTTGATCAGTGAGGAAGATGAGCTCCAGAGCAACGGCAAGAAGTTCAGTAAG GTTGTTCTTGGCAAGTACCACTGGCTCTCCTATAAGGAGGCCCTCTCTGCAGCATCCCAGTTTGGTTATGGTCTGGCAGCGCTGGGGCAGAAGCCAAAACACAACATTGCCATCTTCTGTGAGACGCGGGCTGAATGGATGCTCGCTGCAATGGGATGCTTCATGCAGAATTTCACAC TGGCCACCTTCTATTCAACTCTGGGGGGCCCGGCCATCGCTCAGGGACTGAATGAGACAGAAGTTACGCACATCATCACCAGTACGAAGCTTCTGGAAACCAGACTCAAG CCTATTCTAGTTAAAGTTCCAAAGCTGCACTGCATCATCATAGTGGACAACACTCCAACCTCATGGCCCGACTACCCCAGTGGCATAAGCATCCACAACATGGCCGATGTGCAGAGACTGGGCGCCATACCGGAAAAGG CAATTTGTGAGCAAAATCAACCAATAGCTTCCGACATCGCGGTCATCATGTACACAAGTGGATCCACAGGTCATCCCAAAGGCGCCATGATCTCCCACAGCAACATCATTGCTGCCATCATTGGATTGGCTGAACGAATACCGAACTTGAG TGAGGAAGACACTTACATTGGATACCTTCCTCTGGCCCATGTACTGGAGCTCAGTGCCGAGCTTGTGTGCCTTGCTCACGGTTGTAGGATTGGCTATTCTTCACCTCTGACTCTGGCTGACCAG TCAGCTAAGATCATGAAAGGCACCAAGGGAGACGTCACCATCCTGCAGCCCACTTTAATGGCAGCTGTCCCT GAGATCATGGATCGCCTTTACAAGAATGTGATGGCCAAGGTTGAGGAGATGAACTGCGTCCAGCAAACGCTCTTCACTCTTGCCTACAAATACAAATTGGATCAGCTCAACAAAGGTTACAGCACGCCTCTGTGTGACAA GTTAGTCTTCAGCAAAATCCGTGCTCTTCTGGGAGGTCGCGTACGAGTGTTATTTTCGGGTGGAGCCCCACTCTCCGCTGATACCCAACGCTTCATGAATGTGTGTTTCTGCTGCCCTGTGGGTCAGGGATACGGCCTGACAGAAACCTGTGGAGCTGGAAGCATTAGCCAGg TGTGGGATTACAGCACTGGGCGAGTGGGAAGCCCACTAGTGTGCTGTGAGATCAAGCTCAAAGACTGGGTGGAGG GGGGCTACCTTAACATTGACAAGCCATACCCACGAGGAGAGATTCTCATCGGAGGACCCAACGTAACAATGGGTTATTATAAGAACAGGGGTGACCAAAGTGATTTCTTTGTGGATGAGAGCGGCCAGCGATGGTTCTGCACTGGAGACATTGGAGAGTTTCATGAAGACGGATGCCTCAAGATCATTG ATCGTAAGAAAGACCTTGTGAAGCTGCAGATAGGGGAATATGTCCCTTTAGGAAAAGTGGAAGCTACGTTGAAGAATTGTCCTCTAGTTGACAACATCTGTGCCTATGCTAAAAG TGATAAGACATACGTGATTGCCTTCGTGGTGCCCAACCAGAAGCACCTGCAAGCGCTAGCTGACCAATATGGCGTCAGCGGCACCCTGGAGGAACTTTGCAAGGACCAGGTGATGGAAGAACTGGTGCTCAAGGTCATCACAGAGGCTGCTGTGGCAG CTCAACTCGTGAGCTTTGAGATTCCTCGCAAGATCCACCTGAGTCCAGACCCGTGGACCTCTGATATGGGACTTGTGACCGATGCATTCAAGCTCAAGCGAAGGGAGCTGGAAATGCATTACCGGAATGAGATTGCAAGGATGTACGATGGGGAGTGA